From a single Vibrio tubiashii genomic region:
- a CDS encoding MipA/OmpV family protein, whose product MITSKRLSALAFAVSGLMSVSSSAEETRSMSEQDWGIAAVYRTATIPFDTHDGDHTVSTFVPMMYFNNDYVFVNGLEGGAYLHQSEDEQFQLNALMRLRFVDIPAAVQNANQGDSVDFGGQLRYKLDDKWWLDTELMSDKDLRFHANLRASAKYEYGDWELEPHATLRYKDADFNSEYYAFSETTKQTIGAGIDAKVGLKARYHVHSNLYLLGATSVTRLDHSAYHSDAVKDRYQGEFYVGFGFFNDKTKAPKSELANKRYVRFAHGWATPSNIGDIITFNTEKDPYNNQMSSVFYGHPLTDELFGIPLDIYFTPGIVHHWSSEVQSSATEYIAAIKAYYTFDWPTKWRFGVAEGMSYIDSMTYVENEEMKSKGYTPSHLLNYLDFSFDVNLGDLINNRDFDNMWFGYSIHHRSAIFESASQYGRIKGGSNYNTLYLQIDF is encoded by the coding sequence ATGATAACTAGTAAACGTCTGTCAGCGTTAGCTTTTGCTGTCAGTGGCTTAATGTCGGTATCATCGAGCGCTGAAGAAACGCGATCGATGAGCGAGCAAGATTGGGGAATCGCGGCGGTATATCGAACGGCAACCATACCTTTCGATACCCATGATGGTGACCATACCGTGAGTACATTTGTTCCCATGATGTACTTCAATAATGACTACGTTTTTGTAAATGGTCTCGAAGGCGGCGCTTACCTTCATCAAAGTGAAGACGAGCAGTTTCAGCTTAACGCCCTAATGAGGCTGCGCTTTGTCGATATTCCGGCTGCGGTGCAAAATGCCAATCAGGGTGACTCAGTCGACTTTGGCGGCCAGCTTAGGTACAAACTTGATGATAAGTGGTGGCTAGACACTGAGCTGATGAGCGATAAAGATTTACGCTTTCATGCCAACTTACGCGCGTCAGCAAAGTATGAATATGGCGACTGGGAACTTGAGCCGCATGCAACGCTACGTTACAAAGATGCAGATTTTAACAGCGAGTATTACGCCTTTTCCGAGACGACCAAGCAAACCATTGGTGCCGGGATTGATGCGAAAGTGGGCTTAAAAGCACGTTACCACGTACACTCCAATCTTTACTTGCTTGGCGCGACGAGTGTGACACGACTAGATCATAGTGCTTACCATTCCGATGCGGTCAAAGATAGGTATCAAGGTGAGTTTTATGTTGGCTTTGGGTTCTTTAATGACAAAACTAAAGCGCCAAAGTCTGAACTAGCCAATAAACGATATGTTCGCTTCGCACATGGTTGGGCAACGCCATCCAATATCGGTGACATCATCACATTTAACACTGAAAAAGATCCGTACAACAATCAGATGAGTTCGGTGTTTTATGGTCATCCATTGACCGATGAGCTGTTTGGTATTCCTTTAGATATATACTTTACACCGGGCATCGTTCATCACTGGTCATCTGAGGTTCAGTCTAGCGCAACCGAATATATTGCAGCGATTAAGGCGTATTACACGTTTGATTGGCCAACCAAGTGGCGTTTTGGTGTTGCAGAAGGGATGTCATACATCGACAGCATGACTTATGTTGAAAACGAAGAAATGAAATCCAAAGGCTACACACCGAGCCATTTGCTTAATTACTTGGATTTCTCGTTTGACGTGAATTTAGGCGATCTCATCAACAACCGAGACTTCGATAACATGTGGTTTGGCTATTCTATCCATCACCGTAGTGCGATATTTGAAAGTGCTTCCCAATATGGGCGTATCAAAGGTGGCAGTAACTACAACACCCTCTACCTTCAAATTGATTTCTAA
- a CDS encoding alkaline phosphatase family protein yields MNSSLPFLIAGPILRKTTSKELVFWLVTSEPLNGHFELKLEPQLGTLFSQDLSECQQLAIGKHCYLTLAQFKGEFPTNVALSYDFITQHGALTSLYPELLYSDEQSLTFKISTKSDYILHGSCRNPHHPSKDALIQINAKVASQALEERPDLLMMSGDQIYADHVAGPTLDAILQTIKLLGLPDEQFEQAPISSSQELYAHPDCYYGRDNILPHYVDDGSWLTKLFPHRNTPIFSSREAENHLVTFSEFFAMYLLVWSPTLWPYLNTNNLLDKKFIHAKKPIPPLFQQQWREEKAIIDEFVAGLPQVQRLFAHIPTYMIFDDHDVTDDWNLTIGWEKAAYGNPFSNRIIGNGLIAYWLCQGWGNEPDNFNQEFLAIAERFLSQPGGQQQDDFIQYLYTFERWHYTVHSSPKVVVLDTRTRRWRSESRMNKPSGLMDWEALVEFQQELMHQDKVVIVSAAPMFGVKFIEALQKGATMLGQPLLIDAENWMAHPGSANTLLSIFTHTKTPTNFVILSGDVHYSFAYDIKLRFRRNSPNIFQITCSGFKNQFPEPLLGFCDHADRLLYSPRSPLNFLTKRKRLKIKKRDPNTEGVRRLVNTSAVGELKLDDHGKPERISILTGDGVEWDFPPIKEK; encoded by the coding sequence ATGAATAGCAGTTTACCTTTCCTAATTGCCGGACCTATCTTACGTAAAACCACTTCTAAAGAGCTTGTTTTTTGGCTCGTCACTAGCGAACCGCTAAATGGTCATTTTGAACTCAAATTAGAGCCGCAGTTAGGGACGCTTTTTTCACAAGACCTTAGCGAATGCCAGCAACTTGCCATTGGTAAACACTGTTATTTAACGCTTGCCCAGTTCAAAGGCGAGTTCCCGACCAATGTCGCGCTCAGCTATGATTTTATTACTCAACACGGCGCGCTGACTTCACTCTATCCTGAGTTACTTTACAGCGATGAACAGAGCCTGACGTTTAAAATATCGACTAAATCAGACTATATTCTTCACGGGTCGTGTCGTAACCCGCATCATCCCAGCAAAGATGCACTGATTCAGATTAACGCGAAGGTGGCGAGTCAGGCTTTAGAAGAGCGCCCAGATCTGCTCATGATGAGTGGTGATCAGATCTATGCGGATCATGTGGCAGGGCCAACCCTAGATGCCATTTTACAGACCATCAAATTGCTTGGTCTACCAGATGAGCAGTTTGAGCAAGCGCCCATCAGTTCAAGCCAAGAATTGTACGCTCACCCTGACTGTTATTATGGTCGTGACAACATTCTGCCTCATTATGTTGACGATGGCAGTTGGCTTACGAAACTGTTCCCACATCGCAATACCCCTATTTTTAGTTCTCGCGAAGCAGAAAACCACTTGGTGACTTTTTCCGAGTTCTTCGCCATGTATTTGTTGGTCTGGTCTCCTACGCTGTGGCCTTACCTCAATACCAACAACTTACTTGATAAGAAATTTATTCACGCGAAAAAGCCCATTCCCCCCCTATTTCAACAACAGTGGCGTGAAGAAAAAGCGATTATCGATGAATTCGTAGCGGGTTTACCTCAAGTCCAACGACTATTCGCTCACATCCCGACTTATATGATTTTTGATGATCATGATGTGACTGACGATTGGAACCTAACCATAGGTTGGGAGAAAGCGGCTTACGGCAACCCGTTCTCTAACCGCATCATAGGTAATGGACTGATTGCTTATTGGCTCTGCCAAGGCTGGGGAAACGAGCCAGATAACTTTAATCAAGAGTTTCTCGCTATCGCTGAGCGGTTCTTAAGCCAACCCGGCGGCCAACAGCAAGACGACTTTATCCAATACCTCTATACCTTCGAGCGTTGGCACTACACGGTTCATAGTTCCCCTAAAGTGGTTGTACTCGATACCCGTACTCGCCGTTGGCGCTCTGAGTCGCGTATGAACAAACCTTCGGGTTTAATGGACTGGGAAGCATTGGTTGAGTTTCAGCAAGAACTCATGCATCAAGATAAAGTGGTTATTGTTTCTGCTGCCCCTATGTTTGGGGTTAAGTTTATCGAAGCCTTGCAAAAAGGCGCGACAATGCTTGGTCAGCCATTACTCATTGATGCTGAAAACTGGATGGCTCATCCCGGCAGTGCCAATACGCTGTTGAGTATTTTCACCCATACCAAAACACCGACCAACTTTGTGATCCTCTCAGGCGATGTGCATTACTCGTTCGCCTATGACATAAAACTTAGGTTCCGACGCAATAGTCCTAACATTTTCCAAATTACTTGTAGTGGGTTTAAAAATCAGTTCCCCGAACCACTGCTTGGCTTTTGTGACCATGCGGATAGGCTGCTCTATTCTCCGCGCTCACCACTTAACTTTTTGACCAAACGGAAGCGCCTTAAGATCAAAAAGCGCGATCCCAATACCGAAGGCGTACGTCGCTTAGTCAACACCAGTGCTGTGGGTGAGCTGAAATTGGATGACCATGGCAAGCCAGAACGGATCTCCATTCTCACGGGAGATGGAGTGGAATGGGACTTCCCGCCAATAAAAGAAAAGTAA
- a CDS encoding tellurite resistance TerB family protein, whose translation MLNSITSLFKQLLEGHDLGHNTQPDVNLAIACLLCEVAGADHQIEQVEIEAKRHLLTRLLDLDETAAKTLLSRAEMRSKDSASLYDFTSQLRELSQETRFALIKAMWEVANADGEIDPLEDSVIRKTAELLYVDHSEFIRAKLSVIDDTDNNKET comes from the coding sequence ATGCTCAATTCAATCACCTCGCTTTTCAAACAGTTACTTGAAGGTCACGATTTAGGCCACAACACCCAGCCTGATGTTAATCTTGCTATCGCATGCCTGCTTTGTGAAGTCGCCGGTGCCGACCATCAAATAGAACAAGTTGAAATTGAAGCAAAACGCCATCTGTTAACGCGTTTACTCGATTTAGATGAAACAGCAGCTAAGACTCTATTGAGCCGTGCTGAAATGCGCAGCAAAGACTCGGCTTCTCTCTACGACTTCACCTCCCAGCTTCGAGAGTTGAGCCAAGAGACCCGATTCGCCCTCATCAAAGCTATGTGGGAAGTCGCGAATGCCGATGGCGAGATTGACCCACTAGAGGACTCGGTCATACGGAAAACAGCAGAATTGCTCTATGTCGACCACAGTGAATTTATACGAGCCAAACTATCCGTCATTGACGACACAGATAACAATAAAGAAACTTAA